Sequence from the Streptomyces peucetius genome:
CGAAGCCGAAGACCCGGCCGCCGATCTCGACGCGCTCGCCGTCGAGGACGGTGGTGCCGGGGCGGGCGTACTCGTGCCACAGGGCCGGGATGTCGACGTTTCCGTAGGTCGCGTACGTCGGAGTGGGGAAGGCCGCGAACATCTCGGCGTACTGGCGGCGCACGGCCGACTCGATGGCGGACTCCCGGTCCGTGCCGAGCTCCGCCCAGAGGCGGCGGCCGAGGTCGCGGGCCTCCTCGAAGCGCCGGGCGGTGCGCAGTTCCACGATCAGGTCGGCGTTCGCGACCCCGAACAGGTCGGGGAAGATGCCGCGCGAGTGGTCGGCGTAGTCGAGGAAGAGCACCAGGTCACCGAGGCAGATCAGGGCGTCGGCGCCATCGCCGGCGATGGCGAGATCCTTTGCATTGCCGTGCACGTCACTGACCACGTTGACTCGCATGCCTCGCATGACGATCACCCTAGAGCGCAGTCGTCAGAACTGGGTAGAGGGGGCCTACCTGCGGTTACTTGGGCTCTGCGGCAGGAGTGGAATACGCTGCGCGAAGTACAGCCATCAACGTGTGACGCACAGAACATTGGCCTGGAACCCCTATCGGGAACCGAGTACTGGTGGGTAACGTCCGGGCAGTCCAGTCGTGCTCACCCCCACCGAGCACCTGCCCGATCTTGGACCGCAGCCGGTGCATCACACAGAGCCGTGGCGCCGGCGCCCGATGAGGAGC
This genomic interval carries:
- a CDS encoding metallophosphoesterase family protein, which translates into the protein MRVNVVSDVHGNAKDLAIAGDGADALICLGDLVLFLDYADHSRGIFPDLFGVANADLIVELRTARRFEEARDLGRRLWAELGTDRESAIESAVRRQYAEMFAAFPTPTYATYGNVDIPALWHEYARPGTTVLDGERVEIGGRVFGFVGGGLRTPMRTPYEISDEEYAAKVEAIGEVDVLCSHIPPDVPELTYDTVARRFERGSRALLDAVRRTRPRYALFGHVHQPLVSRMRIGATECVNVGHFAAGGRPFSLAW